In Candidatus Nanosynbacter lyticus, one genomic interval encodes:
- the rpmH gene encoding 50S ribosomal protein L34, whose amino-acid sequence MPKRTFQPHTRHRARTHGFRARVSTKAGRMVLKRRRLKGRAKIAI is encoded by the coding sequence CAAAGCGAACATTTCAACCACACACTCGACATCGTGCAAGGACGCACGGTTTTAGAGCGCGAGTTTCTACTAAGGCCGGTAGGATGGTCTTGAAGCGACGCCGTTTGAAGGGTCGTGCTAAAATTGCTATTTAA